A single region of the Planctomycetota bacterium genome encodes:
- a CDS encoding hisA/hisF family protein encodes MDVVPVIDLREGDVVRGVAGRRAEYRPIASALCAGSVPAEVAAAFVERFGFDSVYVADLDAITGRPPAVDAYAQIAAAGLTPWIDAGVRDAAGAKELLAAVDQIDANASLIVGLESIASRDALRQIAAALPRQRLIFSLDLKQGEPLAAADWQGVSAESIADEAISLGFARLIVLDLAQVGTGRGPAVATLCAKIRQRYPCVELIAGGGVRRGDDLRTLAESGCDLALVASALHDGSLTRADLVPFRRMIDATRPPATRRGLTAAHDALPRLN; translated from the coding sequence ATGGATGTCGTACCGGTAATCGATCTGCGGGAAGGAGACGTGGTCCGCGGCGTCGCCGGGCGACGGGCCGAGTATCGGCCCATCGCGAGCGCGCTTTGTGCTGGGAGCGTGCCGGCGGAAGTGGCGGCCGCGTTCGTCGAGCGATTTGGCTTCGATTCGGTCTATGTCGCCGATCTTGATGCGATTACTGGCCGCCCGCCAGCGGTCGACGCTTACGCCCAGATTGCCGCCGCAGGGCTGACACCTTGGATCGACGCGGGTGTGCGCGACGCGGCCGGCGCGAAGGAGTTACTGGCAGCGGTTGACCAAATTGACGCCAACGCCTCGCTGATCGTCGGCCTGGAATCGATTGCCTCGCGCGACGCATTGCGACAGATTGCCGCCGCGCTCCCACGTCAGCGGTTGATCTTCAGCCTCGATTTGAAGCAGGGCGAGCCGCTGGCTGCCGCTGACTGGCAAGGGGTTTCCGCCGAGTCAATCGCCGACGAAGCGATCAGTCTCGGCTTTGCCCGGCTGATCGTATTGGATCTGGCCCAGGTCGGCACCGGTCGCGGGCCGGCGGTCGCGACTTTGTGTGCAAAAATCCGCCAACGATACCCATGCGTGGAATTGATCGCCGGTGGTGGTGTGCGCCGCGGCGACGATCTGCGAACATTAGCCGAATCGGGCTGCGACCTCGCACTAGTGGCCAGCGCGTTGCACGACGGCTCGCTGACTCGCGCTGATTTGGTTCCTTTCCGTAGAATGATAGACGCCACAAGGCCCCCGGCGACCCGCCGGGGGCTAACGGCTGCACACGACGCATTGCCACGCTTGAATTGA